From a single Silene latifolia isolate original U9 population chromosome 6, ASM4854445v1, whole genome shotgun sequence genomic region:
- the LOC141586798 gene encoding protein ACTIVITY OF BC1 COMPLEX KINASE 8, chloroplastic-like, whose translation MAYSPSLISSSHYSLDFTPLTVPKLEFNCRKISAIRNPRRRRFAKVRAVRESSAGERESKVVINGVDTVKLNGNGNKSIEAFLNSNGNGNGNGILMKYVNGGVAAATTVEVAVEKVVLEKEEKKKKNKTVEEIGQEDAWFKQGDRDRLEVSVAPGGRWSRFKTYSTIQRTLEIWGFVLTFVFRVWLNNQKFSYKGGMTEEKKRLKRIVLAKWLKENILRLGPTFIKIGQQFSTRVDILAQEYVDQLSELQDQVPPFPSKTALSIVQEELGSPLGDVFERFDYEPIAAASLGQVHRARLKGQEVVVKVQRPGLKDLFDIDLKNLRVIAEYLQKIDPKSDGAKRDWVAIYDECANVLYQEIDYTKEAANADLFASNFRNMDYVKVPTIFWEYTTPQILTMEYVPGIKINRIQALDQLGVDRKKLSRYAVESYLEQILSHGFFHADPHPGNIAVDDVNGGRLIFYDFGMMGSISPNIREGLLETFYGVYEKDPDKVLQAMIQMGVLVPTGDMTAVRRTAKFFLDSFEERLAAQRREREKAEAELGFKKQLSKEEKLEKKKQRLAAIGEDLLAIAADQPFRFPATFTFVVRAFSVLDGIGKGLDPRFDITEIAKPYALELLKFREAGVEVVLKDFRKRWDRQSSAFYNLFRQADRVGKLADIIERLEKGDLKLRVRALESERAFQRVAAVQKTIGSAIVAGTLINLATILYLHSIRVPAITAFTVCALFGLQALFGVIKVKRLDQREKLITGTA comes from the exons ATGGCGTATTCTCCCTCTTTGATTTCTTCCTCACACTACTCTCTCGACTTCACTCCACTAACGGTTCCCAAACTCGAGTTCAATTGCCGTAAAATTAGCGCAATTCGAAACCCTAGGCGACGTCGATTCGCGAAAGTGCGAGCGGTAAGGGAGTCTTCGGCGGGGGAGAGAGAAAGTAAAGTGGTGATCAATGGAGTTGACACTGTTAAACTCAATGGAAATGGAAATAAATCGATTGAAGCTTTTTTGAATAGTAATGGCAATGGTAATGGTAATGGAATCTTGATGAAGTACGTTAATGGTGGTGTTGCGGCGGCAACAACGGTGGAAGTTGCGGTGGAGAAAGTAGTTTTggagaaggaggagaagaagaagaagaataagacGGTGGAGGAGATTGGTCAAGAAGATGCTTGGTTTAAGCAAGGTGACCGTGATCGTTTGGAG GTCTCTGTTGCTCCTGGAGGCCGCTGGAGCAGATTTAAAACATATTCAACGATTCAAAGGACTTTAGAAATTTGGGGATTTGTTCTGACTTTTGTCTTTAGAGTCTGGTTGAACAATCAGAAATTCTCTTATAAAG GAGGGATGACTGAAGAGAAGAAACGGCTAAAGCGGATAGTTCTTGCAAAATGGTTGAAGGAAAATATTTTGAGGTTAGGTCCAACATTCATAAAAATTGGACAACAGTTCTCTACAAGAGTCGATATTCTTGCTCAAGAATACGTCGATCAACTTTCAGAACTTCAG GACCAAGTTCCTCCTTTCCCATCAAAAACAGCACTTTCTATTGTGCAAGAGGAGCTTGGATCTCCCTTGGGTGATGTATTCGAACGGTTTGATTATGAGCCCATAGCAGCTGCAAGTCTTG GTCAGGTTCATCGAGCAAGACTGAAAGGACAAGAAGTTGTTGTTAAAGTACAGAGGCCTGGGCTCAAAGATCTCTTTGACATCGATCTTAAAAATCTAAGG GTGATTGCTGAATACCTTCAAAAGATTGATCCAAAGTCAGATGGTGCAAAGAGGGACTGGGTTGCAATATATGATGAGTGTGCTAACGTTTTATACCAG GAAATTGACTACACAAAGGAAGCTGCTAATGCAGACTTGTTTGCTAGCAATTTCAGAAATATGGATTATGTCAAGGTTCCTACAATATTCTGGGAATACACTACTCCACAG ATTTTGACAATGGAGTATGTTCCTGGAATTAAGATAAACAGGATTCAAGCATTAGACCAATTGGGCGTTGATCGCAAAAA GTTAAGTCGTTACGCTGTTGAATCTTATTTAGAACAAATACTTTCTCATGGGTTTTTCCATGCTGACCCG CACCCTGGGAATATTGCAGTTGATGATGTAAATGGTGGAAGACTAATATTTTACGACTTTGGAATGATGGGAAG CATAAGTCCAAACATTAGAGAAGGCTTGTTAGAGACATTTTACGGAGTCTATGAGAAAGATCCTGACAAG GTCCTTCAAGCTATGATTCAAATGGGTGTTCTGGTGCCGACTGGAGATATGACTGCTGTCAGAAGAACCGCAAAATTCTTCCTTGACAG TTTTGAGGAGCGTCTTGCAGCACAAAGGCGAGAGAGAGAAAAAGCAGAAGCAGAACTTGGATTCAAAAAGCAATTGAGCAAGGAAGAGAAACTCGAGAAGAAAAAGCAACGACTAGCTGCTATAG GGGAAGATTTGTTGGCAATCGCTGCTGACCAACCATTCAGATTTCCCGCTACCTTCACGTTTGTGGTCAGGGCATTTTCTG TGTTAGATGGCATTGGCAAGGGGCTTGATCCACGTTTTGATATCACTGAAATCGCCAAACC CTATGCCCTAGAATTGCTGAAATTTCGTGAAGCTGGCGTTGAAGTTGTTTTGAAG gaTTTCCGGAAAAGATGGGACAGACAATCCAGTGCATTCTATAACCTGTTTAGACAGGCAGATAGAGTTGGGAAGCTCGCTGACATTATTGAACGGCTG GAAAAGGGGGACCTGAAGCTTCGTGTTAGGGCTTTGGAGTCTGAGAGGGCATTCCAACGAGTTGCTGCAGTTCAGAAGACGATAGGAAGT GCCATAGTTGCTGGGACCTTGATCAATTTGGCCACAATTTTGTACCTTCACTCAATTCGA
- the LOC141586800 gene encoding protein HEAT INTOLERANT 4-like, whose protein sequence is MAKRKLAQRKGAAAKKKNAQVEDKTIVDEQISELEQKDEQIQEKSTEQVAENHQKLKKDDVKEDKKDSKRPNKRSKPNPEPEYFEDTRNLEDLWKQVFPVGTEWDQLHLMYQHNWDFTNLENAFEEGGDLHGKKVYLFGCSEPQMVPVNGEMRLTLVPAVVAVVSPFPPSDKIGINSVQREAEEIVPMKRMKMDWVPYIPFENRDRMVERLKSEIFILGCTQRRSALRHLREERVKKFEYCLPYFYNPFLEDELEQSTEVTIVYDMEPKPVLCEFDWELDELEEFADKLISDDALPSEHKEDFKNHIKEKVREAKKTNREAREARKKALEEMSAETKAAFENIKFYKFYPVATPNSPDVSQVKSPFINRYYGKAHKVL, encoded by the exons ATGGCGAAGCGAAAGCTTGCTCAACGAAAAGGTGCTGCCGCGAAGAAGAAGAATGCTCAAGTCGAAGACAAAACTATTGTTGATGAACAAATTTCTGAGCTAGAACAAAAAGATGAACAAATTCAAGAAAAGAGTACGGAACAGGTAGCTGAGAATCACCAAAAGTTGAAGAAAGATGATGTTAAGGAGGATAAGAAAGATTCGAAACGGCCTAACAAGCGTTCTAAACCTAATCCTGAACCTGAGTACTTTGAAGATACTCGCAATTTG GAGGATTTGTGGAAACAAGTATTTCCAGTTGGCACTGAG TGGGATCAACTACACTTGATGTACCAACACAATTGGGATTTTACAAATTTGGAG AATGCTTTTGAGGAAGGAGGAGATCTACATGGCAAGAAAGTGTACCTTTTTGGGTGCTCAGAAC CTCAAATGGTTCCAGTCAATGGTGAGATGCGACTAACACTTGTGCCTGCTGTGGTTGCG GTTGTTTCCCCCTTTCCTCCTTCAGACAAGATTGGGATTAATTCTGTCCAAAGGGAGGCTGAAGAAATAGTTCCCATGAAGCGTATGAAGATGGACTGGGTCCCATATATTCCTTTCGAGAATAG GGATAGAATGGTTGAAAGGCTGAAATCAGAGATATTTATCTTGGGTTGCACTCAGAGAAG gtctgcACTAAGGCATTTGAGGGAAGAGCGGGTCAAGAAATTTGAATACTGCCTGCCTT ATTTCTACAATCCCTTTCTGGAAGACGAGCTTGAACAGAGTACTGAAGTGACAATTGTATACGACATGGAGCCAAAGCCG GTActttgtgaatttgattgggaGCTTGATGAACTTGAG GAATTTGCTGATAAACTTATCAGTGATGACGCACTTCCTTCAGAACACAAGGAGGACTTCAAG AATCATATTAAAGAGAAAGTACGGGAAGCTAAAAAGACAAATCGGGAG GCGAGGGAAGCTCGAAAGAAAGCATTAGAGGAGATGAGTGCAGAAACAAAAGCTGCATTTGAGAACATTAAATTTTACAAATTTTATCCTGTGGCTACACCAAATTCCCCTGATGTATCACAAGTGAAG TCTCCTTTTATTAACAGGTATTATGGGAAGGCCCACAAAGTCCTATAA